ATAGGAATCGAAGAAAACGGTTTGGCTTAAGATTTAACCTGATCGCGGGGATACACAATTTGGAGTTGCCGTAAGGAATTTCGAAAGAAGTCTAATGAAAGTGACGACATTGTTCGACTCTAAAAGTCGAATAATTGCATGCGAATTTATCTTCTTTTACTCGTTTCGTTTGCTTCATTCAACCAAGAAAGCCCATGCTGAACTAATATAGGGGCAATACTTACACCAATTCCAGTTAGAAATGTGTACTCACGCTTCACTGTTGATTCGAGAAGCCATCTAACTATGCCACCTTTAGGTAAAGTAGAGATCGCATTATTCACAATCTGGCTACTGTAAGAAGCCAGAATAATGGGCAACGCTGTCTCTGCAATAAGACTAACAAACATCAAAAAATTACAAGTTTTAGGATGGATTTGATCGGGGCCTTCTCCTGTATTTCTATCTACATAACGTTTAATTGGATTATAAATCATAGAATGGTAGATTCCCGAATATACCCCTTGAATCAATCCGACATTACCAACGCCAACAAACCGTCCTCCTATATATCCAACAGTTGCTGGAGCTAGTAGATTTCCACTTTTTTCAATAACAAATAACCCCGCTGATGCAATCCCATTCAGGCCATTGTTAATAATAGCATTCGTTGAACTTGAACTACCTATTTGGCTTGTCATATTTACCTCCGTTGGAAATACACTCACGCTAACACATATTTTGAAAATTATGCAAGAAATTTGCTTTAGAGTAGCTTTTGAGCGCCATAATGAGTTAAGAGTAAAAGCAAATTGGCAAGAAATAACATGATCTTATCAATGGGTTTTCTGATTTATAGCATTCGAATTACTCAAAAAAAATATTTTGACATTATTGATTAAATTGAACAGGTAAATTTCGCAATGCCGAGATTGCACAACCAATAGAAGGGAACTTTCTTTGCATGAGGACACTTTTTCAGGAATATTCGTCCCTTTCCCCTTGTTGACAGGCAAAGGATGCTCCCATTATGGAGACATTCTCCGTCAAGCCTCTCAATTGGCTGAAACGTTAAGCTAAGAACCCTCGTCACTTTACCCTAGATACAGCTCAAGACGCTCATACTATTGTAAAAAATGGCACAGCCTTTGTCAAAGCCGTGATTGATATAGAAAGTTAGCCCTATTTAAAGAACGAGCATTGCATCGCCATAAGAATAAAAACGGAATTTTTCTTTAACAGCTTTTTGATAGGCTTCGCGGATAAGCTCGTGACCAGCAAAAGTGCTTACTAAGACGAGCAAGCTGGAACAGGGTAGGTGGAAATTCGTCAACAAAGCTTGCATTTTGCGAAACTGGTACCCAGGAGAAATAAAGATATCCGTGGAATATTCTCCTGGCTGGATTATAGATGAATGCCCAGCAGCAGATTCCAATGCACGACAACTGGTGGTCCCGATGCAAATTTGGCGCCCAGAGGAAGGATTATTTAATTGTTGGGCAGCTTGCACACTAATAAAAAAAGACTCGTCGTGCATTTGATGATCGCGAATATCTTCAACCTTTATCGGAAGAAAAGTACCTAGCCCCACATGCAAAGTCACTTCGATTCTTTCAACACCTTTTGATGTTATTCGATTGAGTAATGGTTGCGTAAAGTGCAATCCCGCAGTAGGAGCCGCAACAGCACCTGGATGAGCTGCATATACCGTTTGATAGCGTTCCCCATCTTCTTTAACATCAGGTTCCCTCTTGATGTATTTAGGTAAAGGAATTTTGCCATGCTGCTCTAGCACTTGATTAAAATCCCCCTCATGGAAGAAACGAACACATCGAGCGCCTTCAGGAAGAACGTCTACAATTTCACAAGAAAATGTTTCACTAAAAATAACCTTGGATCCAAGACCCAGTTGTTTTCCTGGCTTTACCAAAACCTCCCAAGTACCGTCGCTTCTTTGAGCCTTAAGAAAAACTTCAGCCTGACCACCAGTAAGCCGTTTCCCCAATAACCGAGCAGGAATGACCTTTGTGTTATTAAAAATAAGGCTATCTCCTTTCTGCAGGAAATCGGCCAATTCATAAAAAGGGATCTCACTTAATATTCCAGAACCTCTATCAACGACCATTAAGCGAGAATGATCTCGAGGTGTGCAGGGATGTTGAGCGATTAATTCTTGGGGAAGATCAAAATGATAAGAGGAAAGATGATAAGGGCTATTAGTCATAAGATTCTGTTTCTGGGGCCTAAAGGGCATTTGGGAAACCAAATGCCCTATAAAATATCTATTTAATTAACTCAATTGTGGCATTAGGAAATGCTTTCGCTAAGATTTGCGCAGCATTATCTCCTTTGCGAGCCATTTCTTCAGCCTCAAAGAGTGTAATGCGTGAAAAAATGGAGTTTTGTTGTCCTGACGCTTTTCCACCAGATCCAGAACCCCACTGAGCAGCAAAAGGTGTTAACACCTTTTCATAAGTACCTGTCCGACTTAAAATCATGCCACGGGTAGCCTTAATAGCCTTTGCCATCGGACTGTCTGAACGAATCTGAACATTCCCTTGGTAGCCAACGCGACTTCCTTCAACTGTCCAATAAGGATTTTTGGGATTTTCTGTCAGATAGTAAGCATGTGTCCGTGCAATAATAGCAACTGCAGCGAGCGCTTCCTCTGGCAGAGGTTCCACGAATTGAGGCTCCAGTATCACTTCTAAATATTTTTCTAGAGGAATCTGGTTGACGACACTCACAGTTCCACCAATATCGTAAACAAGTAAAGACCCTGGATAATCTGTTCCATCTACTGACAATATCGTTGTCAATTGATCTGGAACAACTTTTAATTGGTGAATACCAGGGAATTCTTCTCCCCATCTTAATCCGCCAGACATCGCTTCAATCGGCTTACGTTTTCCTAAAAAACGTGTGCTGATATGCGATTCGTCATGTGGATCGTACAATTGATATTTCCCTTTTACCTCGAGCATTATGCTGGGTTGGTCATGAATGACCAAGACATTTACCGCAGGAGGAGCTGGGGGACTTTGTTTCCATAAAATTTCTGTAACAGTTTCCCATATTCCTGCTTGCGCAGTAATGGAAAATGACAGGCTTGCAAGTAAAAGCAGATTACGCATGATCTTCATCACTTCTCCGTCCTTCCCTTTTTTAATTTTCCTAAGTGTTTGTAGGCAGATTCTGTTGCAACACGGCCTTTGGGTGTACGTTTGATAAACCCTTTCATGATTAAATAAGGCTCGTGCACTTCCTCTATTGTATTTTTTTCTTCTCCAATGGCAACTGCAAGTGTATTCAATCCCACTGGCCCACCATTGTAATCATCAATTAAAACTTCTAAAATTTTTTTATCCATTTCGTCAAATCCAATTTGATCAATTGCCAACATTTCTAAGGCTTTGATCACAATCGGCTGCGTAATGATGTTATTTGCACGCATTTGTGCATAATCTCGCACCCATCTTAAAAGATGGTTCGCTATGCGAGGTGTGCCTCTAGCGCGTTGTGCGATTTCCGCTAACCCTTTCTGATCGATTGTCATATGCAAAATTTGCGCAGTACGACCCAATATTTGCTCTAGAACTTTAGGTTCATAATAATCTAAGCGGCATGAAAATGCAAATCTAGAACGCATGGGAGATGTTAATAAACCGACGCGCGTAGTTGCTCCAACCAAAGTAAAGCGTGGCAATTTGATTTGGATGCTACGTGCATTTGGTCCTTTATCAATCATCAAATCCAGGACAAAATCCTCCATAGGCGGGTACAAATACTCTTCTATGGCTGGTTGTAAACGATGCAGCTCATCGATAAAGAGAATATCCCCTTCTTTGAGATTCGTCAAAACACCTGCCAAATCTCCCGCTTTTTCAATAAGTGGTCCAGATGTCACAACAATATTCGTTCCCATTGCCTTAGCTAAAATATTTGCTAACGTTGTCTTCCCGAGCCCGGGAGGACCGCTAAACAAACAATGGCTGAGTGCTTCGCCTCTTTGTTTTGCCGCACCAATCAACACTTCCAACCTTTCTCGAATAGAATCCTGACCTGCAAAATCGTCTAGCGCTTGCGGTCTTAGAGGGACCTCAAAAGTAGTATCTTCCTGGCAAAACGAAGATTCGATATAGTTTTTTGTTGTCATCTTAAAAGAACATCAGCAATGAATTCAAAAAAATAATCGCCATTAAAATAGGAGCCGAAACTTTAAAGCAAAACCAAAAGTACGATAAAATCCAGGGATAACGCTTAAAAAACTCATGAGATCCCACTTTTAGCTCACTTAAAGCATTCCACACCCCCCAACGTCCGAGCAAGAGAATGAGTGCAAAAAACCCACCTGCAGGAATTAAAATATGTCCACAGATGGATTCAATAAAATCAACAAAGGGCAAACCAAAGAATGTCGTATTTTTTAATAAACTATACGACAATGCACTTGGAATACCGAGAAGAAATGCACCAATTCCACATGCCCAAACAGCAAGATGACGGTTCCATCCTTTTTCATCAATAAGATATGCAATTGTAGGCTCCATTGCTGAAATTTCGGATGTCAAAGCAGCCAAAACCACAATCAAAAAGAATAACACACTCATCAAATATCCTCCTGGGATTTGACTTAACACCCAAGGCAAGGTATGGAAAAGCAACGCAGGCCCAGAGCTCGGCTCAACACCCGCGGAAAACGCAATTGTAAAAATGACCATCGCCGCTATAATCGAGACAAAAGTATCCATCAATAAAATAGGAACACAACTTTTGACAATATTCTCCTCTTTTGAAAGATAACTTCCATAAGTCACCATCGTCCCTTGCCCGACACTAAGAGTAAAAAACGCCTGTCCAAGAGCTGTCAAAAGAACAGCAGGAGTGAGTAAACTCCAATCGGGACTGAATAGGAAACGTAATCCATCTTGTGCGTTCGGTAAAGTCAGTCCTTTTAGAACAAGAAGAATCAAGACAACAAAGAGAAGCGGCATTAAAAACTTATTCCATCTTTCAATTCCTCCTCTAACACCTAGATAGAGAACCGTGCTGCAAATCAAAATAAAAAAGAAATGAAAGGAAACTCCCCACAAAGGGTTTTGCATGAGGGAAGTGTGGTGAAGTGCAACAGCCTCAGTTGAGGCAAAAGAAGATAAATTTCCTTTTACAGCTTCAATGAAATATCCAAAAATCCATCCGGCAACAGCACTATAAAACGAACTCACAATAAAGCCGGTTAACACAGTCATTTTCCCAGGCCATGACCAGATTTTCGATCTACCTAATTTCTCGAATGCACCGCTGGGGCTCGTTTGCGTGGCACGCCCAATCAAAATTTCCGCAATAAAAACAGGAAATCCAATCAACAACAAGCTTAAAATATAAACAAAAATAAAGGCAGCTCCACCATGTTTACCGACGAGATAAGGAAATCTCCAAATATTCGCTAAACCTACAGCAGAGCCTGCTACCGCAAAAATAAAACCAATTCGTGATCCCCACGATCCTCGAACTGAAGCGCTGTTCATGTGCACCTCTATTAAAATAATGAATGAATTGGTGTTTAAGGATACACTTTTTATTCATATTAAATCCAGCAGAGATCTTGATCTATTCTTGTTAAAAAAAATCGAAAAAAAATGTAGAATAAATTTATGGTCCAATTTTAAATATTTACAATTAAGGGAGGTTTTTATGATAAAAACTCGACACATTTTTCCCCTTTTTGCGATTGCGGCTTCCTGTGTACTATTTAACCCATCTACACTCCGCGCAGCAAATATTTCTTCCGTACAAGCTCAAGCCGATGAACAAAATTTTTATAAGCAGATCGAAGATCTGATAGCAAAAGATCAAAAACATCTTCAAGAAGTTCAAGATAGAGCTTATAGCCGGACAGAAGCGCCTATGTGGGCGACTAAAGTAGAGCTCGAGCAAGCTATCATCATGCTAGACGTTAAAAAGGTCCTTTACGCCAATTTTAAAAATACACCTGCCATCCAAAGTCCCCTAGTTCGAGAAAAACTCCTTAGCTTAATGCGCAAAGATAATATTACCATGAGCGATTTAGCTGAACTTCAGTCACTTACAGAGCGTGAAAAACAGCATTTAAGAGATGAAAGCGCTCAAATTCAGAGCCAACAAACACAGCCACAACAGCCACCTGTCCCTGCAGGAAGTGCTCAATAACTTTTTAAGAGTGTCTTAAGAGATTGAGGCACTCTTTTACCTAATACTTTTTAATCGACCAAGACAGTACTCATCTGAAGCATTTTGCGATTAAGCATCGACTTTTCTTATCATTCCGCTTTTAAGAAGTAAGTAAGGAAATTTCAACATTTAATATTTTACATTTGCATAAGAAATAAAACATCGAAGACGAAAGTTGTAAAATGAAAATACTAAAATTAGTTGAAAATAGAGAAAATATCGATCCTGAATTGGAAACAACCATTCAAAAAGGAAAATGGTACCATTATTCGCGCATTTGCTTTGTTAAAAGTGGTACAGAATCTGCGATTGCCTCCCTCAATATCTTTGAAAGAGCTTTGGCGTCTTTATCAAAAATTGTACACCTCGATTATAAACAATTCGCTGTAAAAAGAGCGATTCAAGGCATGCGGGAGAAGGAAATAACCAATACCACCCAAGCTATATTAAGCTCCACCATGAGTACATCTGTAGAGCCACGGCAGGAGCCTCAAGCTTCTTCCCTTTCCCCTATAGAGGAACCGGTCCCAAGTAGACCCATCTATCTCTCATTTTCTGCTTATCGCCAGGAGAGGGAAGATCGAGGAGAACCTGTCGATCTCATTGTCGGTCGTGGAACACAGCTTGAAGCTAGACAAGCGACACAAAAGCTTACAGAACAGCGTTATTTCCGGGGGACTGAAAACAAGCCGTATCACCCCTATACGATCGATATTAATCCAGATCTACGTCTTGATTATAAAGCAGCAATAGACAATCTAAAAGAGATGGCTTACTTCCCCGATGAGAGTGTAGACGATATTTATGTAGAACGGATATTTCCAACGACCATTTTACAAGACATGCGTCTTTTTGTTAACGCAGCCCGTATTCTTAAAACGGGCGGCACACTGTTAGCCGATTTTAATGACGGAAGACGCTCGGAAGAGGTACGCAAGAAACAGGTAGAAATCTGGCAAGCTATTTTTGATGAATATCAAATTCCATTTGATATTCAAGCAGACCTCAATAACACGCATGCAAGAAGTGAATTGAATTCTCAGAAATTTGTGTGCACCAAGAAAGCTGATTTTGACCCAACATTTATCATGTACAAAGGGCGGCTTGGGCAGGCTACTCTTAAACTAAAAGGTCTTTTTAGAGAAAACAAACTGAATTTCTAGTGAATTTTAAAATAATGCACAATTGCTGGGGGAAAATTTCTCCAAACATGCACATGACAGAATTCATAGGATTTAGAAAAGTTAGAAATTAGCTTGGACGTTTTTAAAAAATTTTCCCTTGTTTTAGATCCGACTAAAATTTTTTTAATTTCTGGAATTCCTTGATACTCAAAATAAGTAACGATTCCACTTTTTTTAGTTAAAACTTGGTATTGCAAAAGAACAGCCTCCACAATAGACGGATCAAAAGCATTCAGGGGCAATCCAGAAATGATCACATCATAAAAAGCATCTTTGTGCCAATCAAGAATCGAGCAATTGCAAATATGCACATTCGATTTATGAGCATATTTTTTCTCAAGCAACTCGCAAAAAACAGCATCGACTTCCACAATATCTAAATGATCCTGTGGACGCATTTTCTCCAGAATAACATCTGTAAAAACACCCGTCCCAGCGCCGGCTTCAAGATAATGGAAAGCTTCTTGCCCTTCACATTTTCCTACATATTTAGTCATGGCTTTGGCAAGTTGATCTGAGCTAGGGACAACGGCCCCGATTTGATGCGGTTTTTTAAAAAAATTGAGAAAAAAAACGAAGGTGTCAGACGAAAAAAAATTTTTCAACCAATTAAGCATAACACCTTCATTTTTTTTTAGTCTCCACTCTCTTTTAAAAAAGCAAACGCCGCTCCCGTTGCAAGGCTTAAGAGGACCATAAAGCCTGCGGGCATGAATTTCATGGAAAGGGAAAATCTATATAAAAAGAAGAGACCTAAAAATGTGATTAAAGCAATCGCCAAATAATAACCTTCTCTTCTACTTTTCCACATGAGCCAACCAGCGATTCCCAATAAAATGGCAAATCCCGCCGCCATAAAAAAAGAGACTAAGCTTTGAGCTTTTATATATCCAATAATTCCTCCGATTAGCACCAAAAGTGCGTATATCCAAGTAATCGAGGCGTGAATATTCATTAGAACACCTATTTGATTTAAAATATTTCTTCAAAAAAATTGCGCATAGACCTCCATGCGCGTTGACTAGACTTTTCATTGTAGACAAGCCCTTGCTCATAATCCTTTAAAGCCGGATTTGTAAAAGCATGGGAAGTGTGTCCATAGATGTCCATTTGCCAATCGACGTTAGCATCATTCAATTCTTTCTGAATCGCAACAATATGTCCAGGAGGAACCAAAGGATCTTCATATCCATGCAGAATTAATAAAGCCCCTTTAATTTCTTTTGCCAAAGGCTCAATATGGGCTTTATTTCCTCCTAAAGTATCTCCTAATACACCGTGAAAGCTTACAGCTCCAACAATATCAGCCCCACTTCTGAGGAGTTCAATAACAGTTAGACCACCAAAACAAAACCCGATCGCGCCTACTTTATCAGGATCTACCACAGCATATTGCTTAACAGCCTCTACTGCAGCTCGAATTCTTTCACGCAATGTTTTACGGTCAATAAAAAGAGGTAACATTAAAGCTCCAGCTTCCTCATCCGACTCCGCAGTTTTACCCCCTCCAAAAACATCCGCTGCAAAAGCAACATATCCTAGGTTAGCCAGCTGCCTGGCTTTTTCACATTCAAATTCTCCTAGCCCTTTCCAAGCATGTGCAATCACAATCGCAGGCCTCTTGGCTGCGCTTGCATTATCATAAGCTAGATAACCTTTCATTTTGAAGCCACCTACTTGATAAGACACAGCTTCTTGATGCATATTTTCTCCTTGAATTAGAAAATTAATTCCTTTTTCCAAGAAAGTAGGAGTCTGGATATTTTTTCCGCAATATCTATTTTTCAAAGGGCCCATTATGTTATGATTTGCGATCAAATTCAAAAATAGGTTCTATTATGACTCATTCTCATCCATATATTCCCCCAGAAGGTCCTCCCCAAGATATCCGCTTAAATCCTGAAATTTATACCAAGATGGGCCAAGAATGTATTTTCAAAATGCTTGAAGATTTTTATGCGGAATTGGAAAAATCAAGTATTCGCCCACTTTTTCCAGAAAATATGCAGGAAGCTTCGAAAAAATCCGCCGCATTCTTTGTTTTTTTGCTTGGAGGTCCCCCTCTCTATCAACAGATGTATGGGGCCCCGATGATGCGAAAACGACATCTCCCCTTTGCGATAGATGAACAGGCCAGACAAGTTTGGCTAAACTGCTTTAAAAAAATTTTAATCAATGCGGAAGATAAATATCATTTCCCGCCTGAACATCTCTTTAGTTTTGTCCATTTTTTAGAAAAATTTTCTGGTTGGATGGTTAATAAAAAAGAAAACTAGCGCATATACTAAAAATCTAAAAATATAGTATATTAATAAATAAAAGTATTTTGAGAGATAATATGACACCTATTATAAATTTTTTTAGGGAAGCAGCCTACTCTGACCATACATACCTCAAAGTAGATAAGCTGGGAGAGCTTTGGACTGTGCAAAATAAATCTGAAAGATCGTCTCTCAGAAAAATTTCGGCATACGCAAAAAAAATTCTAGAAAATTCAGATATCAAATTAGAAGATCGTAAGCAGTTAGCTGTTCATTTCAAAAAAATCGTGGAATCCTTTGAGAATAAGAAAAAAAGTACGCCCAAAATTCTTTTTTTGAAAAAATGGATTAGGAATTTAATCAAAAAGTACGAATTGGAAAAATCCTATAAAATTTTGAGAACCTTTGATCCTTCTTACACAAGAATTAAAAAGAAGAAAGCTAAAGAAATTTTAGCGCCTTACTTTAAAGATAATAGCGAACAAGCTGTAGACTTTTTACAAAAAGCTCCAATTGGGACATATGCTGTTTGGCAGCAAAATAGCAAGAATTTGATGCTCGCATTCCGAATTCCCTCGTCAAAGCACGGCTTAGTCATATCCCAGCCAGTGCCTTTAAATGCAAATTCACCAGCTGAAATCGAGCGTTTGACTACACCGCAAAATCAATTTAAAATTCTTGAAACAAATGGCATAGCTTATCCGACAACTCTCCAAATGCATGAAAATCTTCCTCTAGAAACTGGATGTTATAGCGTATTCAAAACCAAGGGTTATGATGTTGATTATATCATGATCGTCAAAACTCAAGATGGGTTCGTACAGTTCAATTTAAAAAATTCCGAAGATGAGAGCCTGTTTCAGCAGATTGAAAAAAATCTAACACCCGCGAGGCTAGAAAAAGCTGAAGCCCAAAAAGCTAATGATATTTATGTTGCAAATCACAAAAATCACATCGGATACGCAAAAATAAAAATGCTTGAAGACGGACAGTGGGAAGCTCGCATAAAAATGGATGCAAGTAACGATTACCTTCTTGTTAAGGATACGGAACAAAATGTAACACGACTCAAAACTGAAGCTGGTTTTCGTCTATTTTTGCACGAAAAAGGCTATTTTTTTGACAATGAGGAAGACGCTAAAGCATATTACAAAGCTAAAAATAAAGATCTCGAGTTTGTTTTATGGGAGAATAAGGATAAAACAATCTCCATGTGGCCCCGTTTAGTTTTGACTAACTCTCTCGAACACAAACCTTATATCATCCTAGAGCATGAAGATATCCGAACGGGTATTCAACGCGTGTTTAATGAGTTTTATGATACATAATTTTTATTGAAAGCAGCCAGGGCCATACCTTCCTTCGTTAATAAACCTCCGTGCAGTACCATCCATATAGATTAGTTAAGAACGTATTCTCAAGCAAAAATACATGGTTTTATAAAAAAACTAAGCATGAAAATTTTAATTATGTTAAGGTATTCTAACGTCAAAATGTATTAATAAGGAATTATATGACATCGATTCAAGACACATTATATTTTTTTAGAGCCGTCACAAATTCTTATAAGACAACAAACCACCAATATCTCAAAGTGGATCCTAAAAGTGGAAATTTTCAGTTTGAAAAAAAATCCAAGCGATCATCACTCAGAAAAATCTCAGCTTATGTAAAAACAATTTTAGAGAATCAAAATGTCGAAATTCAAAAACGTAAGCAACTCGCCTCTTATTTTAAAATAATCGTGGATTCCTGTGAGAATAAGAAAAAAAATACGCCAAAAATTCTTTTTTTAAAAAACTGGATTAGCAATTTAATTAAAAAGCACCAAATCGCTAAATCCAGAAATATTTTGACAAATTTTGAGAATTCATATGCTTCGATGCCAGCAACTTCTCCCTTTTTAAATGAACTTTCAAAATCTCCACATTTTAAAAATAATAAAGATCAGGCTTTGGACGCCTTAAAAAAGGCGCCTATAGGAACGCACGTCATGTGGCAAAAAGAATTAAATACATTAATATTTGCATTGAGCATCCCTGCTTATGAAAGTCCTATAATTACCTCCAAATCCATTGACTTAGATGAAAACGCTCAGACAAAAATTAATCGCTTAGCAGCTCCTGAAAATCAATTTGAAATTCTTTTAAATAATAAAATGGCTTTTACTTCAAGAGAAGAACTCCAGAAAAAAATGCCTCAGAAAAATAGAGCGTATGCCATCTTAAAAACAGATAATGACACTGATTACGAGATGGTCGTAAAAACTAAGTACGGATTTGCAAATTTTACATTAACCCCTTCCGAAAACGAAACGCTTTTTGAGCTTATAGAAAAAAATCTCATCCCTGAAAAATTAGAAGAAGCTGATATCGAAAACTTAAAAAGAAACGATGATATGATCAGTAAAAACAAAAATCACGTCGGGCATGTTGCAGCAATACAAAATCCGGATGGTTCCTATTTAGTTTGCTTAAAAATTGATAAAAGGAATACCGACCATATGTTTGGGAATTCAACGGCAGAAAAAGTGAATGACCTGAAAACAGAAGCAGGCTTTCGTCAATTCCTAAATGATGAAGGCTACTTTTTTGCTAGTGAAGAAGAGGCAAGAGCGAACTGTAAAAAAAACGAGTTCGTGTTATGGAAAAACCAAGATAAAACCATCTCCATGCTAGTAGAAGACCCTGAAGGTCAATCTTATCTCATCTCAGATAACGAAGATATTCGATTGGGCATGCAAAAAGCATTTGAAGAATTTGAAAAAGTATCCGAAGTATTTTATGAAGGATGATTTTCTCAAAAACCCAACAGCTTTCTGGAGCTGTTGGGTTTTATCTTGTCAATGTGCTAGATACTCTTTTAACATCTGGCTATTGAGAATCTGATTTTTTTTCAAATCGGCAATCGTTTTTAAACCCTTATTTTTCAACTTTTCCAGTATCCCTTGCCCGCCTTCATATTCCGTATCGCTTATTTCCCAGAAGAGCAAAATCGTTCCCACCGAACTTTCTAAGGTCGTTTTATCTAAATGAAATACCCGATTATAAACCATCTGGTAAAGCGAATGCTCAGCTGCAAGACTGCACTCATTTTTTTCTAAGCGACATTGCAATATTTTATAATCGTTTTTAAAATCTGAAAATTCTCCCCAGTCACCCGGAATCCCTTCCAATAATTCAATAACAGCGTGTAAGGCTTTAAGAGTTTCCTTGACATGAAGAACTAAGGCCTCAATTTCTCTCAGATCGGTCTGCTCAATTTGACGGCTCTCCAATTCATCTGCGAGATGTTCAAATAAAACATCTACCTTTTCTTTAATCGTCGCCAAATCTGCCTCAAACGCTTTTTTTTGATGCTGAATAAAGATGCTGATTCGGTTTTCAATTTTCAATATCTGTTTGAGCTCTGCGGTAAAAGCAACCAATTCCTCTTTTGTGAGTTGATTAAATAGCGTCCACCAAATTCTTTCCGGCACGGATAAGCAAAAAAAACCGATATCTTCTGAATGCTCTTTCAAGCATTCCCTTATGATTTGTTTGACCTGCAAGGCATTGGCATGCTCGGCAAACGCCTTTTGCTCTTCCTGACTATACGTGTAAATATGCATCATAAAAGGCAGGGTTTCATTCACGCTTCTTTGCACTACCCCCGCAAAATACATTTCCGATTTTTTTTCTTGGGAAAAATTGATTATACGACTGACA
Above is a window of Parachlamydia acanthamoebae DNA encoding:
- a CDS encoding globin domain-containing protein; translation: MTHSHPYIPPEGPPQDIRLNPEIYTKMGQECIFKMLEDFYAELEKSSIRPLFPENMQEASKKSAAFFVFLLGGPPLYQQMYGAPMMRKRHLPFAIDEQARQVWLNCFKKILINAEDKYHFPPEHLFSFVHFLEKFSGWMVNKKEN
- a CDS encoding TMEM14 family protein, with protein sequence MNIHASITWIYALLVLIGGIIGYIKAQSLVSFFMAAGFAILLGIAGWLMWKSRREGYYLAIALITFLGLFFLYRFSLSMKFMPAGFMVLLSLATGAAFAFLKESGD
- a CDS encoding SpoIID/LytB domain-containing protein, with amino-acid sequence MKIMRNLLLLASLSFSITAQAGIWETVTEILWKQSPPAPPAVNVLVIHDQPSIMLEVKGKYQLYDPHDESHISTRFLGKRKPIEAMSGGLRWGEEFPGIHQLKVVPDQLTTILSVDGTDYPGSLLVYDIGGTVSVVNQIPLEKYLEVILEPQFVEPLPEEALAAVAIIARTHAYYLTENPKNPYWTVEGSRVGYQGNVQIRSDSPMAKAIKATRGMILSRTGTYEKVLTPFAAQWGSGSGGKASGQQNSIFSRITLFEAEEMARKGDNAAQILAKAFPNATIELIK
- the ruvB gene encoding Holliday junction branch migration DNA helicase RuvB, with protein sequence MTTKNYIESSFCQEDTTFEVPLRPQALDDFAGQDSIRERLEVLIGAAKQRGEALSHCLFSGPPGLGKTTLANILAKAMGTNIVVTSGPLIEKAGDLAGVLTNLKEGDILFIDELHRLQPAIEEYLYPPMEDFVLDLMIDKGPNARSIQIKLPRFTLVGATTRVGLLTSPMRSRFAFSCRLDYYEPKVLEQILGRTAQILHMTIDQKGLAEIAQRARGTPRIANHLLRWVRDYAQMRANNIITQPIVIKALEMLAIDQIGFDEMDKKILEVLIDDYNGGPVGLNTLAVAIGEEKNTIEEVHEPYLIMKGFIKRTPKGRVATESAYKHLGKLKKGRTEK
- a CDS encoding dienelactone hydrolase family protein; the encoded protein is MHQEAVSYQVGGFKMKGYLAYDNASAAKRPAIVIAHAWKGLGEFECEKARQLANLGYVAFAADVFGGGKTAESDEEAGALMLPLFIDRKTLRERIRAAVEAVKQYAVVDPDKVGAIGFCFGGLTVIELLRSGADIVGAVSFHGVLGDTLGGNKAHIEPLAKEIKGALLILHGYEDPLVPPGHIVAIQKELNDANVDWQMDIYGHTSHAFTNPALKDYEQGLVYNEKSSQRAWRSMRNFFEEIF
- the queA gene encoding tRNA preQ1(34) S-adenosylmethionine ribosyltransferase-isomerase QueA; translated protein: MTNSPYHLSSYHFDLPQELIAQHPCTPRDHSRLMVVDRGSGILSEIPFYELADFLQKGDSLIFNNTKVIPARLLGKRLTGGQAEVFLKAQRSDGTWEVLVKPGKQLGLGSKVIFSETFSCEIVDVLPEGARCVRFFHEGDFNQVLEQHGKIPLPKYIKREPDVKEDGERYQTVYAAHPGAVAAPTAGLHFTQPLLNRITSKGVERIEVTLHVGLGTFLPIKVEDIRDHQMHDESFFISVQAAQQLNNPSSGRQICIGTTSCRALESAAGHSSIIQPGEYSTDIFISPGYQFRKMQALLTNFHLPCSSLLVLVSTFAGHELIREAYQKAVKEKFRFYSYGDAMLVL
- a CDS encoding class I SAM-dependent methyltransferase, with product MLNWLKNFFSSDTFVFFLNFFKKPHQIGAVVPSSDQLAKAMTKYVGKCEGQEAFHYLEAGAGTGVFTDVILEKMRPQDHLDIVEVDAVFCELLEKKYAHKSNVHICNCSILDWHKDAFYDVIISGLPLNAFDPSIVEAVLLQYQVLTKKSGIVTYFEYQGIPEIKKILVGSKTRENFLKTSKLISNFSKSYEFCHVHVWRNFPPAIVHYFKIH
- a CDS encoding sodium-dependent transporter; translation: MNSASVRGSWGSRIGFIFAVAGSAVGLANIWRFPYLVGKHGGAAFIFVYILSLLLIGFPVFIAEILIGRATQTSPSGAFEKLGRSKIWSWPGKMTVLTGFIVSSFYSAVAGWIFGYFIEAVKGNLSSFASTEAVALHHTSLMQNPLWGVSFHFFFILICSTVLYLGVRGGIERWNKFLMPLLFVVLILLVLKGLTLPNAQDGLRFLFSPDWSLLTPAVLLTALGQAFFTLSVGQGTMVTYGSYLSKEENIVKSCVPILLMDTFVSIIAAMVIFTIAFSAGVEPSSGPALLFHTLPWVLSQIPGGYLMSVLFFLIVVLAALTSEISAMEPTIAYLIDEKGWNRHLAVWACGIGAFLLGIPSALSYSLLKNTTFFGLPFVDFIESICGHILIPAGGFFALILLLGRWGVWNALSELKVGSHEFFKRYPWILSYFWFCFKVSAPILMAIIFLNSLLMFF